The genomic interval TTTTGCTTCATCTTCGTATATATAGACTAACATATTCGTTTTGTTAAAGGTCAAGGTATTCCCAGAAGGAAGTAAGAGCTATCCTGTGGTAGTGGAATCTAGCAAGATGCCACCAGGTATCTGAGAGCAAACACTCTACAATTGCTTCTGTTATTCTGAGGAAAACAAAATATTAACATATTTGAAGCATTGATTATCTATGAATTTGATTTAGAGCTGCCAATTACTTTTTCTTATGCATCTGTGATTCACATCTtatttaatcatgcatgcaGGTGTTGTATTTTCCTTGCTAAAATCTGCTAGGTACTTGGACATAACTATGGGGTTGATTATTACCTGCACTAGTGTCCACAGGGTTAAATTCTTGTACCTCTCACTAGACTTCCCACTTCAGTATATCAAATGTTTGTCCTGTCTAGCACCTATGAGTTGCCTTGAGTGCCACATTAAGTGCTTAAATTTTGGAGTCCTAGCTTGGCTTCATTATCAGAGTTGAAATGTTAAATCTATGGAGCATGTGCTCACTGGTTACTAGAATATGTATAGTATCATCTGTCCGAGCCAATTTGCATGAGTTACTGACTGAATGTATCCTGTATAAGCAAGGGCCATACCTGATCATTAGGTGGCTTTTATAGGTCATATTTTACAGGATACAACCAAGACATTGCGACTCACCCTCCCAGACTACTAGCACTTTGTGGCTATTAATTAGTTGATTAGGAATCAGGGTTATGTGGGTGTTTTGGTTTCTGGTTCCCAGACCTCTTATCACTTTGGAATGCTTGTGACTTGTCATCTAATGCACTTAACATTTCCACTGATATCTGCTTATGTTTAACTAAGACGAGGAATGAAATTAAGATTAGAAAAAGGCTGTATTAATCTCTGGTCTTCTGTTCTTGCAGTATGCTTGCTACCAGCTGATAAATGAGTCAAAATTTTCCTTGTCTAAATTCTTTGTCTAATTGGTTGGCAGGGAGAGAAGAATCAAGCTTAGAAAAGATGCTGTCCAACTGAAATGGGAATTGAATCATTATGGCAGATTTAATGACTGCCATTCTCACTTCTCTGACATAATTTCTCCTGAAGTGGTGTCACTGGTATTCTGCTTTGGCGTCTCACTGTGTCGTTATGAAATCTTGGTTCTGCAGCTCTTCAAATGATGCAAACATTTTGTAGGTTTTATTACAATCTGTACAGAAGCACGaggaagaaattaaaaattgaaaacatGATTGCTATGGATTCTTCTACCTTCTCATATCCACAGTAATtttgatcaaataaaaaatgaacatAATATTTAAAAACGAATATAATAGTAAAAAATGATACATCTTTGTTTACTCTGGGCTTTGTCCTGGATGTCCTACATACCTTGTTTGGTTTGCCACCCATGGATGGGCTGATAATTCTATATTTACTATTAGAAATATAGCTCCCATGTAAATCTTAGAAATGTCCATTGGCTGACAATTAAACGGCTGTGTGAGAGTCCCGACATCAACCCTTTAACAGCATATATATCGGACATGGAACTGAGATACAGGGTCTAAGTTTGAAGGCTCTATTCTTAATGCAAGGTTGGCTATCATGGTTGGCCAGACAGTTTGCCACCTGGTTCACTTGTCAAGGACTATGCTTAAAAGCTGAACCTTGTGCTATTGCTACTCTCTTGTATTTTTAGAATATGCATCACTTCGCCAAAGGCCAGTGGCATGGACAATGTCCCTGCTATCGTATTCATGATGAGCAAGTGGTCCAAATGACTCATCTAAAAAAAGACCAGGGGGTCCAGGTCAACCATGATCTGTGCAGATTGGGAAATCGACACAGAAAGTTGGGTCGGAGTTATATAAATGTTGTAATGTCATCAAGTAACGTGGGAACTATGTTTACAAGGCATTACTCGGATTCCTTTTTAATTACGCTCATTCATACAAGAAACCTCTGATTAAGTTGGGTAGAAATCAATAACCCATCAAAGATGTATTACGATAAAATATAAACTtcataatataaatttataaaatgaatatataaaaattaacaGAATATCACTGAATATCATTTATGTTTCAGGAATATTAAGATAATTATGTATAACAATTATGTATATTTATGGATTATATAGAACCCTTTAGTACGGGGATGTTCAACTAAAATACCCTTTATTACGTTAAGGGCACAATTTAATAAACATCACTCTTAGGTTATGTTCTAACGTTTCATggaaaattatttatatttagtACAAAGGTGCATTTGATGGTTGATTTGGACATTAGATCAACCATGACGGCTAACATAATTAAAGTCTGATAACAAATCAATTCATATTGGATTTAGGATTTAAGTCAAATCGATTTCCTGCTTTCATATAACATGACCTTCGGATTATGCACCAGGGTTCTATGAtaagtattatttattttatagttTTCACTTGGATATTGAGTCAGCACCAAGTCCAGCACAACTTGTGCCGGTCTTAAGTTTTAATTCAGGTCACATCACGGCAAATTTAAGATTCGAGTTTCATTTCAATTTGTAATGTCATGACCCTTGAATTGTGAACCAGTTCCTTGTGACAAATTAAAATGTATATTAGATTTAAATATTAGGTTAAGACTTAAACCTATGATAATTCACACGTATCTTCCAAACTTGGTTCATGTAAGATAAAGAACTCAAATTAGATTGATTTTCCAAATTTTGTACGGCCCTAGAATTGTGCACCAAGGTCTAAAGACACATGCATGTGCATGTACATTTATAATTTCTTAGTTCACAAATTATTTATACATTCTTTATGTTTGAAATAGATTATTAGGTGGTTTACATTCAACCATCCCCTATCATGATTAATCTGAGTTGGCCCAAACTTATGTCACATTGTTTGAAGCCTTTCCATGCATTATTTGTGAACGAGCTTGATTTGGAGAAAACAAGTTCCCTCAACATGGAATAATTTGGGTTAGACTAAAAATGACATAGCAACtcctatttcatttttttccttttgttcatCTGCTGTTTGGACTGATCCACTAGTTCAGGGGTACATAATTTCTCTAATTTCTGCCCCTGATGCGGTTCCCTCCTGTCTCTCAGTATAAAGGCTCTGTCGGTCtgtcctctctcccccttctacttcccctctccctcccttctttGGTAGAGAGCTTCTTGTTCCAGGGTTTCCGAGGCTTTGCTCCCTTTCCCGATCTCCTTTTTTGTTTCCTTCTCCCAACCCGAAATCCCTTTTTGGGGTTCAGAAGATCGCCATTTTCTTCGTCACTGGCTTCGAGTAGGATCGATTCTTAGAGGTGTTCtaatggcttccagccatcatAGTATGGAAGAATCCGCCGATTGCTCCTCCGCGTCGACCATGCAGCTGATGCTCCAGAGCTGTCAGGCcgctcgccggcgcctccaggAACGCGTCTCTGCTCTCGAAGACAACCTCAACTACAGGAAAACGCTCCTGGAGAACCACCAGGTTCCCTTATAATTattgcctttttcttttccatatgATGTGCTTTTCTGATCTCCAGGGTTTTCTTTCTATCGTAGCTCTGATACCGTTGCAATTGTTATAGATTGAAGCTAGAACATTTGACGACGGGCTGAAGAAGTGCATTGAGGACAAGGCGGCGGTGGCAGCAAAGTGCGCCAAGCTGgagaatgaaatgatgaaattgACGATGCCCTGTGAAGAGCCGGCGAAGGTATGAGATAGAAAGCTTCTTGATTCGATTTGAATTGGTTACCCTCTGAATAGCGTCGGATTTGAATCGTTCTTGATTGAATGTTACATGTTTCAATATTCGTCATTGCATTCTTGGGTCTTGATTCTTGTGGTGACTGAAATTCTTGGATTTTGATGGTTTAAATATGAAGAGTTTTAAGTAAAATCGTGCAAAAACACCAGCTTGCATGTATTGATGCTACTTTTGATATTTTGGATGTTCAAACTTGTATGCTGATGATGTTTCTCCATAGAACCATTTGATATTTGATTAGGCTGTGGATGCTCCTCTAGTTTATCTATATGATGTCCATGAATCAATACAAGATTATAGCACTTTCTCTATCTAATTCTAATTTAGAATTCTTGGATTTCAATTGCTAAAAGAgttgatttttttattctttttttttttgcgattAATGCTCTGAGAGTAGAGTTTAATTCTGCAACAACATCAGTTTGGATATCCTGGTGCCACTGTGATGTTTCAGCTTGAATGTTAATGGCTTTAAGTTCTCATTCCCAAGGGATATTTTCAGTTAGAACCATTTGTTATTAGATTGGGCAGTTGGTGTTCCAACTTTTTTCAGATATCCTTATGTGTTAATACAATATTATAAATTGTTCTCTGTCTAAGTGCTGAAACTCTTTAATGGTAGCTCTAATTCTGTTGTAATTTTTATAGACTGATGTGAGCATGAGCACTGAGGAGTTGAAGAACTCCAACAAGGAGAAGGAGATGATAGCATCTGTGAGCATCCAGCTGGAGAATTTGATGGAAAATGTATGAGATaaattttcttgatttagttatTTACTAAAATTTggcaacaatttaattgagtttTATCATCTTGATTATAGAAATTCTTGGATTAAAGCTTAAAGACAAGAAAATGGTGAAAACAGCAATCCTTAATTTGAGAAGATAATACAAGAACAAAAAGGGCAGTGTAGTCAGGCATTGTTTTGTTAATATACTGTATCATTCTTCTTTGACATGAGGGTGACAATATCCACATTAAGCAACATTTTGCAGCAACACCAGCTTGGATCTCCTGATGCCACTTTTGGTAACAAACTTGCTTGCTCATTTTCGTTTTATAGAAACATTTATTATCTGTCCAGGCAGAAGGTGCTCCATCAAACTTTTTAGATGATTTTCATGTACAATACAAGATTATTAGATGTTCTTTATGTAGGCTAGGGAAGGTGATGATAGACTTCCAAAAATATTCTCTTTTATGGAACACTGTATTTATAAGAGCATAGAACATGACTTTGAAACATAGGTCTCTACCCTACTCACATGCTTTCCTGGTAGATTAGGTGTTACAATCCTTCTCATTTCCTTCAAAGTGAGGAGCTTTTCCTTAGTAGAGATAGCCTGTCTTTCCTTGTTTGGAGCCACCAAGCTCCAACACCACAAACATACATTGAGATCGAGTTGACCTTCATTAAGGCTTATATTTTCCTTATTTTCTATATATAATTGCTTTATGATATTACTAGATGATACCAATCAGCGCGTCTGTTACCATATTTGTCTTGTATCTGGGAACTATATATGGTATTTTATTTATATCAGTGAACTAAGCCAATCATGGCCTTTAGAACCTTTGTCTAGTCATCCTTTGATAGTGTTCAGTGGTTCAATCAAACTTGGACATGTTATGTCCTTATGCTATATTTGAGTCTTGGTTTTTTTATCTTGTTTGTCTAGAGGTTTCGCATTCTATATTGATGCTCAAATGATAAATTTTTAGAACCAAGAGACCTGATTCTTCATTGTTGATAACTTTTTCGACTTTTTTGACTGTTTGCACTCATCCTTGGAAAATTATTAGTCACTTCTTACTAGTTGAGCGCTAGAGCTATAGAATGTAATCATATAGTTAGAGGATTTCTGGGTTTTCTTCAGATATTGACCATAGTTGTGTATGGCTTCCTTTATCCTGCAATGGCATATGACTTAAATTTAACCCTAACATGCACTGGTCTACCGGTTCTGTATCAAGTGACTTAAATTTAATCCTGAAAATGCATTGAACATGGTCCTTAATGGGCTGAGTCTGAAAAGGATCTAGACTGATTCTGAAAAATGttcttctgtattttatttctgTTG from Phoenix dactylifera cultivar Barhee BC4 unplaced genomic scaffold, palm_55x_up_171113_PBpolish2nd_filt_p 000932F, whole genome shotgun sequence carries:
- the LOC103696241 gene encoding uncharacterized protein LOC103696241 isoform X1 encodes the protein MASSHHSMEESADCSSASTMQLMLQSCQAARRRLQERVSALEDNLNYRKTLLENHQIEARTFDDGLKKCIEDKAAVAAKCAKLENEMMKLTMPCEEPAKTDVSMSTEELKNSNKEKEMIASVSIQLENLMENTRKLAAEFASFEHDLESGIINFKSAGEEVRRWECLYPFDEYRHWSTSSHIK
- the LOC103696241 gene encoding uncharacterized protein LOC103696241 isoform X2; amino-acid sequence: MASSHHSMEESADCSSASTMQLMLQSCQAARRRLQERVSALEDNLNYRKTLLENHQIEARTFDDGLKKCIEDKAAVAAKCAKLENEMMKLTMPCEEPAKTDVSMSTEELKNSNKEKEMIASVSIQLENLMENTRKLAAEFASFRTELESMVINKKS